The following proteins come from a genomic window of Puniceicoccus vermicola:
- a CDS encoding UbiA prenyltransferase family protein translates to MNPYLRIARPDHWFKNIFMLPGTGLALLFVGELTGTFFIHFILGVVATCLLASANYVINEFLDAEFDRFHPIKSQRPSVQGKIEAKWVILEYLAFGLIGLGIAFYLGKLFFIVSIFFLFMGFLYNVRPFRLKERVIVDVLSESINNPIRLVLGWAIVAKDILPPSSVLLAYWFGGAFLMAVKRYSEYSSIDDPERAGLYRRSFQKYTKNILLLSSFFYAMNSTLFLGVFLIKYRIEFLLIFPFVAVLFTWYLWYGLKQDGVAENPEEMYKRKWFVLYTVFVCLLIIFLFVVDIPSLSIFLEEKFIQLPTVGG, encoded by the coding sequence ATGAATCCCTATTTGCGCATCGCTCGACCTGACCACTGGTTCAAGAACATCTTCATGCTTCCCGGCACCGGGCTTGCCCTATTATTTGTCGGGGAGCTGACTGGAACTTTTTTCATCCATTTCATCCTCGGGGTGGTGGCGACCTGTCTGCTGGCTTCGGCGAATTATGTGATCAACGAGTTTCTGGACGCAGAGTTTGACCGGTTTCACCCGATCAAGAGTCAGCGGCCGAGCGTTCAGGGGAAGATCGAGGCGAAGTGGGTCATTCTTGAGTATCTGGCTTTCGGTCTGATCGGACTCGGGATCGCATTTTACCTCGGGAAGCTCTTTTTCATCGTTTCCATCTTCTTCCTCTTCATGGGGTTCCTCTACAATGTGAGGCCCTTCCGGCTGAAGGAGCGGGTGATTGTCGATGTGCTTTCGGAGTCGATCAATAACCCGATTCGTCTGGTTTTGGGATGGGCGATTGTGGCGAAAGACATCCTGCCTCCCTCCAGTGTGCTGCTGGCTTATTGGTTTGGGGGTGCCTTTCTGATGGCAGTGAAGCGCTACTCGGAATACAGCAGCATCGACGATCCGGAGCGGGCGGGGCTCTATCGCCGATCATTTCAGAAATACACGAAGAACATCCTTCTCCTCTCGAGCTTTTTTTACGCGATGAACTCGACCCTCTTTCTCGGGGTCTTCCTCATTAAATACCGTATCGAGTTTCTCCTCATCTTCCCTTTTGTCGCGGTGCTCTTCACATGGTATCTCTGGTACGGGCTGAAGCAGGACGGCGTCGCGGAGAATCCGGAGGAAATGTACAAGCGGAAGTGGTTCGTTCTCTACACAGTTTTTGTCTGCCTGCTGATCATCTTCCTCTTCGTGGTGGATATCCCCTCGCTTTCAATCTTCCTCGAAGAGAAATTCATTCAGCTCCCAACGGTTGGGGGTTGA
- a CDS encoding NAD-dependent epimerase/dehydratase family protein, protein MSREHLKAVESSYAGQRVLVTGATGFAGGVLARRLVEAGAQVRVLVRSREKLASKGLAGVECVEGSVTDPSAVREAVAGVAKVFHLAAVYREGGLNDDVYREVHVEGTRNLCAAAVAEKVERFVHCSTVGVHGHIENPPADENYRYSPGDIYQDTKLEGEKLAWEFYREKGLPVSVVRPAAIFGPEDQRLLKMFRLANRDRIFLLGDGEIFYHMVHVEDLASGFLLAGTVPEAVGEPFIVAGDRYLSLNELVQRIASIMGKKGKLVHLPAAPVQWLGTICEKTMIPLGLTPPIYRRRVDFFTKSRAFDIRKAQRILGYEPAYPIEDGLRDTADAYRKAGWIR, encoded by the coding sequence ATGTCGCGGGAACATTTGAAGGCAGTTGAATCGTCCTATGCTGGGCAGAGGGTTCTGGTAACGGGAGCTACGGGTTTTGCCGGGGGAGTGTTGGCTCGTCGGTTGGTCGAGGCTGGGGCTCAGGTTCGGGTGCTTGTGCGCTCTCGGGAGAAGTTGGCTTCGAAGGGGCTGGCGGGCGTCGAGTGCGTGGAGGGATCGGTGACGGATCCTTCGGCAGTGCGGGAAGCGGTTGCCGGAGTGGCGAAGGTTTTTCATTTGGCAGCGGTTTATCGTGAGGGGGGGCTCAACGATGATGTCTACCGAGAGGTTCATGTTGAGGGGACTCGAAATCTCTGTGCGGCGGCTGTGGCAGAGAAGGTTGAGCGATTCGTCCACTGCAGCACGGTTGGCGTGCATGGGCATATTGAGAACCCACCAGCGGACGAAAACTATCGATATTCCCCGGGGGACATTTATCAGGACACGAAACTGGAAGGGGAAAAGCTGGCTTGGGAGTTTTATCGGGAGAAGGGTTTGCCGGTGAGTGTGGTTCGGCCGGCGGCGATATTTGGGCCGGAGGATCAGCGGCTTTTGAAGATGTTCCGACTGGCAAATCGTGATCGAATTTTCCTGCTCGGAGATGGCGAGATCTTTTACCATATGGTGCACGTGGAGGATCTTGCCTCCGGGTTTCTCTTGGCGGGCACCGTGCCCGAGGCGGTGGGGGAACCGTTTATTGTCGCTGGGGACCGCTATCTTTCTCTGAACGAGCTGGTGCAGAGGATTGCCTCGATTATGGGGAAAAAGGGGAAACTGGTTCACCTGCCAGCGGCGCCCGTGCAGTGGCTGGGAACGATCTGTGAGAAGACGATGATTCCTCTCGGTCTGACTCCGCCCATTTATCGGCGTCGAGTGGATTTCTTTACCAAGAGCCGGGCTTTCGATATCCGGAAAGCGCAGCGAATTCTTGGATATGAGCCGGCATACCCGATTGAGGATGGCTTGCGGGATACCGCCGACGCTTACCGAAAAGCGGGCTGGATTCGATGA
- a CDS encoding transposase — protein MSRTVNGEALFGDREREVLRKMIWQVAEFSGVRVVTYAVMKNHFHILVEVPPAGTEVSDAELVRRYRKLYPKPTPWNPMPAEVLEGHLKDNFLDGRELRKELTRRMHDVSEFMRTLKLRFTLWFNRSRDRFGPLWSARFKSVLVEGDRWALRTVAAYIDLNAVRAGLVSDPKDYRFCGYAEALGGGRLARAGLSVVDKDLAGYRQTLYGAGDGEKDGKESISHEEAVRVLQEEKGKLPLSVVLRCRVRYFSDGMVLGSEDFVNKFLEDEPEGKRARRPRPLRGSDWKGLSVGTGLRKGLFG, from the coding sequence ATGAGCCGGACAGTGAATGGGGAGGCTCTCTTCGGGGATCGGGAGAGGGAGGTTTTGCGAAAGATGATCTGGCAGGTGGCCGAGTTCTCCGGGGTTCGGGTGGTTACTTATGCGGTGATGAAGAACCATTTTCATATTTTGGTGGAGGTGCCGCCAGCAGGGACGGAGGTTTCGGATGCTGAGTTGGTTCGGCGGTATCGGAAGCTTTATCCTAAGCCTACTCCTTGGAATCCAATGCCTGCGGAGGTTTTGGAAGGGCATTTGAAGGATAACTTTCTTGATGGGAGGGAGTTGCGCAAGGAGCTTACCCGCCGGATGCATGATGTCTCTGAATTTATGCGGACTTTGAAGCTTCGATTCACGCTTTGGTTCAATCGGTCGCGGGATCGGTTTGGGCCGCTTTGGTCGGCCCGTTTTAAGAGTGTTTTGGTAGAAGGGGACCGTTGGGCACTTAGAACGGTGGCGGCGTATATTGACTTAAATGCAGTTCGGGCGGGGTTGGTTTCGGATCCTAAGGATTATCGGTTTTGCGGTTATGCGGAGGCTCTTGGGGGTGGGCGACTGGCTCGAGCCGGGCTTTCGGTTGTGGATAAGGACCTGGCGGGGTATCGGCAGACTTTGTATGGGGCTGGCGATGGAGAGAAAGATGGGAAAGAGTCCATTTCTCACGAAGAAGCGGTCCGGGTTTTGCAGGAGGAGAAGGGGAAGTTGCCTCTTTCCGTGGTATTGCGGTGTCGGGTTCGCTATTTTTCAGACGGGATGGTGCTGGGATCGGAGGACTTTGTGAACAAGTTCCTAGAGGATGAACCGGAAGGGAAGCGGGCGCGAAGGCCTCGTCCTTTGCGGGGGAGTGACTGGAAGGGGCTCTCTGTTGGGACTGGGTTGCGCAAGGGGTTGTTTGGATAG
- a CDS encoding DUF2569 domain-containing protein — translation MESPNTPSGLGGWLVLPILGLLVAPFALGALLLTTYGPIFDSGGWDVLTTPGSEYYHPLWAPLLIFEIAGNFGLLVFSIILLVFFFQKNAAAPKAMIAFLIINFLFVTIDLIAADFIPMVSESTEDDAMEGVVRAGISALIWIPYFLRSKRVKNTFIHRMVRSSQSSER, via the coding sequence ATGGAATCCCCCAATACCCCCTCTGGTCTAGGCGGCTGGCTAGTCCTCCCCATTCTCGGCTTGTTAGTCGCCCCCTTCGCCTTGGGAGCCCTGCTGTTGACCACCTATGGCCCAATTTTCGATTCCGGAGGCTGGGACGTCCTCACCACCCCTGGGTCAGAATACTACCATCCCCTATGGGCTCCGCTCCTGATTTTCGAAATTGCCGGAAACTTCGGCCTTCTGGTCTTCTCCATTATTCTCTTGGTCTTCTTTTTCCAGAAAAACGCAGCGGCCCCAAAAGCAATGATCGCCTTCCTGATCATCAATTTCCTGTTCGTGACGATCGACCTGATCGCAGCCGACTTCATCCCTATGGTTTCCGAGTCAACTGAAGACGACGCCATGGAAGGCGTAGTCCGCGCCGGAATCTCAGCCCTAATCTGGATCCCGTATTTTCTCCGTTCCAAGCGAGTGAAGAATACTTTCATCCATAGGATGGTCCGATCCTCTCAATCTTCGGAGAGGTAA
- a CDS encoding polysaccharide deacetylase family protein encodes MKNPKIPWTEKLCPLRAPLDMATGCYPMFLFGGPLSRKILPVFHFHEVTPQYLEPYLRYLSENGYRCANVEEMLGILEGRETIREKTVLLTFDDAWTSLWTVAAPLLRRYGLRAVTFAVPGRVSVREGVRTTIEEDPEMEEFGDRGCEMFCRWDELRSLDEEGVIEVESHTFAHEQIPVGADQEVPFWTEDSLRAMPLLSKPLIWTGEESFRPVDEREIGQERWVTRSRMSDALACFEGGRLETETERVEAIRKDLSLCRKRIEEELGRPARILCFPWAVAGEVAREEVRKAGYRAAFSDSFPGKRYVRSGDDPFRLMRLKHNWIYQLPGQGRRRIPVPK; translated from the coding sequence ATGAAAAATCCGAAGATTCCCTGGACCGAGAAACTCTGCCCGCTGCGAGCGCCGCTCGATATGGCCACGGGGTGCTACCCGATGTTCCTCTTCGGGGGGCCGTTGAGTCGAAAGATTTTACCCGTTTTCCATTTCCATGAGGTCACTCCTCAGTATTTGGAGCCATACCTGCGGTACTTGAGCGAGAATGGATATCGCTGTGCCAATGTGGAAGAGATGTTGGGGATTCTCGAAGGCCGCGAGACCATTCGGGAGAAAACGGTTTTGCTCACCTTCGACGATGCATGGACCTCTCTCTGGACAGTGGCGGCACCCTTGCTGAGGCGTTATGGGTTGCGGGCGGTGACCTTTGCCGTTCCGGGGCGGGTGTCCGTGCGCGAGGGGGTTCGAACGACGATCGAGGAAGACCCGGAAATGGAAGAATTTGGAGATCGGGGTTGCGAAATGTTTTGCCGCTGGGATGAGCTGCGCAGTTTGGACGAGGAGGGAGTGATTGAGGTCGAGTCGCACACTTTTGCCCACGAGCAGATTCCGGTAGGCGCCGATCAAGAGGTGCCGTTTTGGACCGAGGATTCGCTTCGTGCAATGCCCTTGCTCTCCAAACCACTAATTTGGACGGGCGAGGAATCGTTTCGGCCGGTCGATGAGCGGGAAATCGGTCAAGAGCGATGGGTGACCCGCTCAAGGATGTCAGATGCCTTGGCATGCTTCGAAGGCGGGAGGCTGGAAACCGAGACCGAGAGGGTGGAGGCCATCCGCAAGGATCTGTCGCTCTGCCGGAAGAGGATTGAAGAGGAGCTGGGACGACCGGCGAGAATTCTCTGTTTCCCTTGGGCGGTAGCCGGGGAGGTGGCGAGAGAGGAGGTCCGGAAGGCAGGATATCGCGCGGCTTTTTCGGATTCTTTTCCCGGGAAACGGTATGTCCGCTCAGGGGACGATCCTTTCCGCCTGATGCGGCTGAAGCATAATTGGATCTATCAATTGCCCGGCCAAGGGCGGCGGCGGATTCCCGTGCCGAAGTGA